The stretch of DNA TGGCTTATGAGAAATATCTGTCTGTACTGCTCTTTTATGGTGTGGAAAGCCTCTAGTATCTCCATGCGGCGGCTCTCGTCCTGACTTCCAAACACTTCATCGAATGCCAAGAAACCAATGCTGCTTGCACCGCTTAGTTCCGTTAGAGTTTTTGAGATTGCTATGCGAAGCACTAAGTTTGCAAGGTCTATCTCTCCGCCGCTAAAACGCTCTATGGGGTACTTTTTGCCCTCATCATAGATGAAAAAGTCAAAGTCGTTGCTGACCTCTATGTGCTGGTACTTGCCTTTTGTGATACGCGCGTACATCTCTGAGGCGATCTCCGAGATGCGGGGCGCTATTTTTGCATTTAGACGTGTCTTAAACTCAGTAAGGCTCGCTTTTATCTTCTCATAATCAAGCAGGTCATCTTTTTTACTCTGAACTTTTTTCTTTTGCGCTTCATTATTGTTAAGCGAGGCCTCTATATTTTTTATCTCGCCCTCGATCTTTGCGACTTTTACTTTTATCTCCATCAGAAGTGCGGTTTTTGCATCTATGGCTTTGAGCAGTTCGTCATGCTCCGCAAGCTTTGCTTTGTGCTTCTCTTCGTCGTAGATGACAAGGTTAAACTCCGCCTCTTTTTTCTTGTACTGCTCTCTTAGATCTTCGATTCTTTTGCTCACAAGTGCCAAGTCCGCTTTTACGACCGGTAGCCTCTTTAGCTCTGTTTCATGGCTCACGTATAGTTTGTATTTTGGTTCAAGAGATGCAAAGTCGCTTCTTATCTTCTCGTGCGCTTTCTCATCGTAACTGTAGGCTTCAAGCTCTTTAAGCTCCTGCTTGTTTTTAAGCCCTTTTTGCTCTACAAGGGCAAAGTGTTCTTGTGCGGCTTTTAGGTCTTTAAGTTTGCTCTCTATGATTTTAACACTGCTTACGATCTCTGAAAACTCTTTCTCTTTTTGCTTCTTTTCTGTCTCAAATGCGCTCTTTTGAGTCTCTACGTTGGTAAGCTGTTTTTTGTACTCATCTATCTTCTTCTGGTGTGTCTCGTTGACCGTGCCGACAAGCGAGTTTACAACATTGTCATACTCTTCAAGGAGCGGTCTCGTGCATGTCGGACAAGCGCCCTCGTTTCCTAGCTCTTTTAGTTTGGCTATCTTGGCGTTCGTGATATCTATCTGTTTGAGTTCTGAGGCTATTTCGGCTTTTAGCTCGTTTTCGATCGTCTGTTTTGTCTTTACGCTCTCTTGCAAAACTGCGATGTTTATTTCCAGATTTTTTGCATTTAAGACAAACTCGTCATACCCTTCGCAAGCTTTTTCAAGTGCGCCAATGTCTGATCTGCTCTTTGTGTACTGCTCTCTTAGCTGAACCTGCTCCTTTTGCAAACCCTCTTTTTTGAGGAAGAACTCTCTGAGCTTCTCCTGCTCCTTTAACTGCTGCTGCAGGCTAAGATACTCTTTTGCCGCAGGTTTTAAAGATTCGAGCTTCTCCTGCTTGTCTTCAAGTTCATGAAACTCAGCGTTAAGTTTTACCTGATTTAACAGCTCGCTGTTTTTAGAGTTTTTTGTCAGTTCCAGCTGTGATGCGAGTTTTTGCTTCTTCTCTTTTGTCTCTGCAAACACTCCGAGCTCTTTTTTTATCTCTTTTTCTTTTGTTTTTAGTGCATCAAGATATTCTGTCTTGCTCTTCTCATCTTTTACAAGAGCCTCTTTTGAAGCGATATTCTGCTTTATCTGCTCCTCTTTTTGCTTTATCTCCGCTTCGCCCAAAAGCACCTCTTTAAACGCTTCTATTTCGCGTTTTAGCTCTCTGCTTTTTTCAATCAGCTCTCTTTCGACAAAGTCTATTTTTTCAAGTCCCAAAAGACGGCGTATCATCTTTTTTCTATCTTCATTTTTAAGCGTACTGAGGCTTGTAAGCTCTTTTTGGGAGGCAAAAAGAGTGTTCACAAAAGCATCTTTGCTCATCTTTGTTAGTGATGTTATGGAGCTTGTCACCTCTTTGGCACCACTTGTGATAAGCTCTTCATTTTTGTAGAGTTTTGCGTTTGCGCTCATCGCTTTTCCGCGAAATTCACGAACTACTCTGTAGGTTGCCGCATCAAACTCAAACTCAAGCTCAACGACCACCGCATCTTTTGCGTCAGCATTTGAGTTTTTGACTATATCTTTATACCCTTTGCTTCTAAGTTCGCCGTAAAGTGCAAAAAATATCGCCTCGAAGATGGTAGATTTTCCGCTTCCGTTTTTGCCGATGATGCCTATCAAACCCTCGCCAAACTCTATTGTCTTAGCGCTGTATTTTTTAAAGTTTTCAAGTCGGAGTCTAGATAGTATCATCACAAACCTCCTCGTAGTGTGCAAAGAGCTCTTGGACTTTGAGTTTTAGCCTCTCAAACTCCTCTCCTTTTGCTTCCTCTTTTATGTGTTCAAGAAAAAACTCCTCAAGTGATACGGCTTCGGCTTCCATCATCGCTGTCTCACTGCTGACATGCTTGAACTCTCGCTTTACCGATACGCTCATAGCATCTGTAAAAATCTTTTTTATCTCCGAGTTTTGAATGTCAATGGATTGCAGAACGCTCAAATTTGTAAGTTTTACCTCGACTATTGCATCTTTTACGTCGCTTGTATCGATCTTTGAGACGGAGTTTTCATAATCCTCGCAATCTATCTCTTTTACGACTATGGGACGGATTTTTATCTCTTTGTATTCGACCTTTAGCTCATCGTACAAGCTTATCTCCGCAAAGCCTTTAGAGTTTCGTTTATCATTAAGACTTGTTCTCTCTGTAGAGCCGCTGTAGTAGACGTTTTCATGCTTGCCGACCTTTCCAAAACCGTGCCAATGCCCGAGTGCGACATAGTCCATCATCTTAAAGATATACTCTTTTTCACTCGGATAGACCCACTCGCCAAACTCGTTCATAAGATAAAAAGCACCCACGGAGCAGTGCATCATCATTATATTCTTTTTACTTTTGTCAATGCTCTCTTCGCATAGCTCTATCTGTGAAAGCGCCTTTGTTTCGTCGTTCATATGGGGCAGGGCGTGAAATATTATGTGCCCGAACTCTATCTTTTTATATTCTTGATTGTACGCCGCATATACGTTTTTAAAGTTGTCAAATATCTTTAGGATGGGCGAGCTTAGATTTGTTCTGGGCGTTGAGTGGTTTCCCGCTATAAGGATGAACGGGATATCAAGAGAGTCTATGATCTTGAACTGTTCAAGCGCAAAAGTGATAGCGCGGTTTGAGGGGCTTGAGCGGTGAAAAAGGTCACCCGTATGGATAATATAATCGGGTTTTATCTCTTTTATCTGCTCTACGACCTGAGCAAAAGCGTCGTAAAAGTCCGCTTCTCTCTGGTTTATGTTTTCCTCATTTAAGATGTCTAAGTCGTTAAAACCTAAGTGAGTATCGCTAAAATGTAATATTTTCAAAAAAAATCCTAATTCAACAAAAAAATTAGGATTATGATAACTAATGTTTGAGTAAAGTTTCTATAAATTAATATATTCTTTTTACAGAAGTAATGAAAGGTTCATATCTGCTTCCATACTTTACTTCTACCTTGTATTGTAAAGAGGTGTTTCGCGTGTTATTATGACTATTTATTGGTCCGATCTCTTTTAAAAGATATTTAAATTTATAAGGCAGATGAACAGTTTGAACATTAAGCCGTTGTATATAACCGTACAAGATTTTTTCTTTATAATCTTTAACTAGCCCTACAACTCCTTTGACTATAAGATAATCTGTTTTATTGGGATACTTCTGTCTTAATCCTTCATACTCTAAACCTGCATCGATAGCAAAAAGTCTTGATTGTGATATTTGTTCACGAGTAAAATTATTTTTGGCATTCTCATAATCTCTTTGCTTCTTCTTGTCGTCTTTATTAGCATTATATAAAGCCTCTTTTTCCATTAATACTGCTTCTGCTGATTTTAAAGATTTTTTATATAATTCACCATTATTTTCCAGTACGATAAAGACTTCCTTGGTTGGTGTCCTTGTGCTCTCTTTAGAATATAAGTACTTATCTGTATCAAAACCCAACTCTTCTAATTTATCATGGTTTAGAAAATTATCCTGATGTGAGCGACTTGATTTGTTTGCAGTTCTATATACAAGCCTAAGAGATACGCTATTGTTCTCTTTTCTTATATAACTTGGCAGTTGAAGTTCTCTTTGTGTTAATGTTACTTCTGATGTCGCCTCACTTGATCGATTAAGATAAACACCCAGAAGCATAACCGCGTTTGTAATAACTAACAGTACAAAAGCGGATGCAAAAAGCTTGGAGGATAATTTAAATATTTTCATAATAGATTCTCCCTTTTACCTTTTAACAACTCGCTTCTAACTCTTTTGAGTATCATAAGTATGAAAACGGCACTTATCCCTATTATTAGAAAGAAAATATATTTTGGCATCCAGTTCCACCACCAGTTAAAAAACTTTGTATATAGAAAAATGACAAAAAATACATTTCCCATATTTGTAACTTCAGAGAGACCTTTTTTTATCCCAATATATATGGCGAAGGCACTAAAAGCAAATCCTATAACTTGGTAGAAACCCTCTATTGAGTCTTCAGCTAGATTTATATAACTGATTGAGCCATTATTTGATAAGATTAATACAGGCAAGAAAAATAAAAACATAGAAAAATATCTGTAAACAACATCAAAGTTTGTGTATTTGGAATGATTTATAAAAGAGAGTAAAAACAGGATTAAAGCAACCGGAAAAAAGTTCTCAGGATGATTTGAAAAGTTAATCCAATAAGCTCCACCCCAAACTCCAACTTTCGCTGATAGAAAAAACGAAAAGAATATAATTCCTATGCCTAAAAGCAGTCTTGTGTTTAGAGCGTAAGCTAGTAAAAATGCAAACAGCGAGAATATTAAGGAAGCATTTGGCGAAGGTGTAATATTGAATATTTGAGCAATCATAGATATATTTAATACAAATGTAGTAAAAGTAAGTAGAGCGGCGATTTTTGTATAGTAATCTTTGTTTTGTTTATTTGATAGGTAGTATGTAAAGAAAACTAAAACAGTTGGGGTGGAAATAAGTATAAAAACTTGTGTACTTTCTTTAAAGTCGCCCCAAAATTGCAAAAATAGAAAAAATATACTAAATGCCAATCCAAGAGCCGCTAAAAACGAGACTATTTTCATACCAAGACTAAGTTGCTTTTCATTTTTAGTTGTATCTATGTCAAACTCTAAAGAGTAGTTTGATAAAAGATTTTGGTGGTATTTAGCTATCTTTTCATTTTGTTCAGCAGTAAGTGAAACTACATCTGTGTCTTTTAATATTTCAAGTTCTGCTTGAAATGATTTAATTTGATCTGTTCTTTGTTGGGCTGTAAGGGTTGATGTTTTATTCATATATAAATAAATCCTAATTAACAAAAATAATTATTAAATAGTATCAAATATTTTCTGAACTTCACATTATTTTTAGCATTTTTCTTTTTTATAACATCACTATTTTTTGAAAAACTTATAGTAAAAATCTTTTATGGTTCTTAGTTTTGTTCTGCTTATTGCCAGAGAGCCGCTTTCGACTTTTCCGCTTGTAACAGTTGTTCCTGCGGCTATCATCACATCATCTTCGATGGTCACAGGGGCTACAAGCTGGCTGTCGCTTCCTACAAATACATTCTTGCCGATGATGGTCTGGTACTTTTTAACTCCGTCGTAGTTGCAGGTAATGACTCCCGCGCCGATGTTTGTTCCCTCATCGACCGTTGCATCTCCTATGTAGCTTAGATGTCCAGCTTTTACACCTTTTAGGGTGGATTTTTTAACCTCGACAAAGTTTCCTATATGCGTATCTTCAAGTTCTGAAGCAGGGCGCAGATGAGCCAGAGGTCCTACGTCGGAGTTTTTAACTACGCTATCTTCAATAACGCTGTGCGCTTTTATATGTGAGCTGATTATCTTGGAATTGCCCGTTATACGGCATCCGTTCTCAACTATGCACTCGCCCTCGAAAATGACACCCTCTTCAATGTAGATGGTTGAAGGAAGCTGCATTCTCACACCCGCTTCCATCCATTTGGTTTTGATTCTATCTTGCATTATCTCCTCGGCGACAGAGAGATCTTTTTTGGAGTTTACGCCCCTGAAGTGCTCTTCGTCTACCAAAAGAGGAGAAATAGTAAGTCCGTCAGCTCTTGCCATGGAGATCACATCTGTAAGGTAGTACTCTTTTTGAGCGTTGTCGTTGCCAAGAAGAGGGATATATTTGTCCAAAACTTTTTTAGAAAAAGCGTATATGCCGGCATTTACGGTTGTAACTGAGAGTTCAAGTTTAGAGGCATCTTTTTGTTCGACTATCTTTTGTACTTCACCGTCTTTTATGATAACACGGCCGTATCCATCGGGGTTTGGCAGGTCAAAGATGGACATTACGATGTCGGAGTCGTTATGCAGAAATCCATCAAGAGCTTTGGCAGAGATGAGCGGCATATCTCCGTTTAGAACAAGGACTTTTTCATTTTTGACAGAGACGTTTTTCATAGCCCCGCCGGTTCCCGGAAAGTTGATATCGTCTTGAGTGACAAAGTTTATATCGTTAAAGTATGAGCTTACAGCTTTTTGTACGGCATCCTTTTGGTGAGCGATGACCACGGTTATATCATCGCTTATTTCGCGTGATGCTTTTATAATGTAATAGAGCATCTCTCTGCCGCAAACAGTATGTAAAACCTTCGCTTTTGAGGATTTCATTCGACTCCCTTTTCCGGCAGCCAAGATAACTATACTGATTCTGTTTTTGTTCATTTTTAACTCTTTATAATATTTGACAAAATTATACCCTCCGCCTCTTATATTTGAAATTAAATCTCGAAAATTCCCATTTATTGAAGAGCCTAATATTTTTTGTGGTATTATAAGCCCAATATTTTACTATAAGGTATTTGAATGGATTTAGGTACGGTCATAGGTATTGTTTTAGTCTTTGCACTTCTGATGGGTGCAATGGCGATGGGTGTGGGAGTAGGCCCTTATATCGATATCCCTTCAGTTCTTATCGTTATCGGCGGTAGTATCGGTGCGTTGATGGTATCGTTCAAGCCCTCACAGATGAAATCTTTCGTTAAAATCTTTATGGTAGCGGTAAAGCCTCCTCAAGAGGACAAAGTAGAACTTATAAAAAAACTTGTCGCATTTGCAACAAAAGCCAGAAAAGACGGCATATTGGCGCTTGAGGGCGAAGTAAATGACGAGCAGAACGACTTTTTAAGAAAAGGTCTCTCTATGGCGATTGACGGCAATGAGCCTGATAACATAAGAGAGCTTTTAGAGATAGAGATGGAGCAGACAAGCACGCGCCACAAGGTAAACGGTTCAATGTTTAGCCAATGGGCAGGTCTTGCAGGTGCTATGGGTATGGTCGGAACACTTATCGGTCTTGTTGCCATGCTTTTAAATATGGCTGACCCTTCGGCGATCGGTCCATCTATGGCGGTCGCACTCCTAACTACCATGTACGGTGCGATCATCGGTAACGTTTTGGGGACACCTATTGCCAACATACTGGGCATAAGAAATGATGAGGAGACTCTCATAAAAGAGATGATACTTACGGGCATAATGTCGATTCAATCAGGAGATGCTCCAAGAGCACTAGAGGCAAAACTGCTTAGCTATCTGCCTCCAAAAGAGCGTGTGAGTCAATATAACTAATGGCTAAGAAAAAATGTCCTGAATGTGAAAAGTGTCTCCCGCTGTGGCTTGTAGCCTTTGGAGACCTTATGTCACTGCTTTTGTGCTTCTTTGTCCTTCTTCTCTCAATGTCAAGCATGGATGCAAAAAAGATATCTGAAGCCATAGGTTCACTCTCTGGAGCTATGAGCGTCTTGGAGGGCGGTATTAAAACCGAGGTCTCCAAAAGACGTATCCAAGAGTCAACTCCTATTGAGTCTGCTGATGAGACCTCTGAACAGGTAAACAGAGTTATGCAGGCACTTACTGAAGTAAACGAGATGACCGCAGAGGGCGACGGTCCTGCCGTATCTCTTGAAGAGGCGCAAGACGGTTTTGTGATCGAACTTCCTGCCGCTCTGCTTTTCAAATCAGGCAGTGCTACCATACAGAGTGAGGACGCGCTTCTCTTCCTAAAAAGAATAGCACTTATAGTAGGTGAGCTTCCAAACCAAACAAAAGTAAGCGTTCAAGGACATACAGATAATCAGTTGCCGGGAACGGGCAGTCCATATAAAGATAACTGGGAACTCTCTTCTGCCAGAGCGATCTCTGTACTTCAGGAACTTCTTTTAAACGGAGTAGATCCAAAACGAATAAATGCAGCAGGATTTTCAGAGTTCTCTCCAAAAGCAACCAATGTTACAGAGAGCGGCAGAGAGAAAAACCGTAGAGTCGAGCTTCACTTTTACGGTGCAGATCCTGACGATAAACAAAAAGTCGAGCAAGGCGTCTTGGATAAGGCAGCAAGCAAATAATGTTTAAGCTTTTTCTACTTTTTTTGTGGCTGGGAGCAGCCTCTCTCTTTGGAGCTGAAAACGTCGCTATTCCAACTATGAACTTTGAGCTCTCCGCTCCCTCTTCTCCTCAGCAGCTAGTAAGCTCACTTAATGTTCTGGTTCTCTTAACGCTCCTTTTCCTGGCTCCTAGCATGGTGCTTGTGATGACGACTTTTACAAGGTTTGTCATAGTTTTTGGCTTTTTAAGACAGGCCCTTGGTACACAACAGGTTCCTCCCACGCAGCTATTGGTTATGCTTGCGATGATACTCACATTCTTTGTTATGGAACCTGTAGGTGTAAAAGCCTATGAAAACGGAATTAAGCCGTACATAGAAGAGAAAATTGGTTATGAAGAGGCGTTTGATGAAACAACTCTTCCATTTAAGAACTTTATGATCAGAAATACCAGAGAGAAGGACTTGGCTCTCTTTTTTAGAATAAGAAAGATGGAGAACCCGACTACGGTCGCAGATGTTCCTCTATCGGTTATTATTCCGGCCTTTGTCATAAGCGAGCTAAAGACCGCTTTTGAGATAGGCTTTTTGCTCTTTTTACCGTTTTTGGTCATAGATATGGTTGTTGCATCAATTTTGATGTCTATGGGTATGATGATGTTGCCGCCTATTATGATAGCGCTGCCCTTTAAGATACTTGTCTTTATTCTCATAGACGGATGGAACTTGTTAATAGGCAATCTGATAGCCTCGATAAAATAGATATAAAAGTAGATAATGTGAATTGTAAATATTTCGGTGAATGTGGTGCTTGTAGAGTTTATGAAGATGGATACGAGCATCAGCTCTCATTAAAAGCAGATATAAACCAAGATAGATTCAGACCATACTATGATGGAGTCATATCCCTCTTTAGGTCTCCAGAAAGTCACTACCGCTCAAGAAGCGAGTTTAAGATCTGGCACACGGATGATGATATTCACTATGCTATGAACCGCATAGACAAAAGCGGTGTTCTACTTATAGATGAGTGCCCACAGGTTAGCGAGCCGATCGCCGCTTTGATGCCAAAACTCTTAGATGCCATAAAAAAGCACGATATCGGCTTTAAGCTTTTCGGTGCCGATTTTTTAAGCTCAACAAGAGGCGAGACAGTAGTCTCACTCCTCTACCACAGAAAGTTGGATGAGCAGTGGAGAGAAATAGTCCAGAGCATAGCTTCAGAGCTTGGTGTCTATATAATAGGACGAAGCAGGGGTCAAAAGCTTGTAGTCGGTCAGGATTACGTAACAGAGCATTTAGATGTGGATGGAATGGAGTTTAGATTTAACTATATAGAGAACAGTTTTACTCAGCCAAACTCAAAGGTAAATGAGCAGATGCTCTCGTGGGCTTTGAAAAACCTTCCAAAAAGCGAAAGTGATCTGCTTGAGCTATACTGCGGAGCAGGCAACTTTACCATACCTTTTTCACTCAAATTCAGAAAAGTTTTGGCTACTGAGATATCAAAATCCTCAATAAACGCCGCAAAAGTAAATATGAAATTGAACAGTGTCAATAACATAGAGTTCGTTCGAATGAGCGTTGAGGAGTTTGTTCAGGCTCTTGATGGCGTAAGAGAGTTTAATAGAATGAGAGATGTAGATATAAAATCTTACGACATTAAGACAATATTCGTTGATCCGCCAAGAAGCGGTATGGATGAGGCTACGTGTGAGTTTGCTTCGAGGTACGATAATATCTTGTATATCTCTTGTAATCCAGAGACACTGGCAAGAGATCTGGACACTCTATGCAAGACACACTCTGTTTCGGATATGGCTCTTTTTGATCAGTTTCCATATACTCATCACGCAGAGATGGGTGTCAGACTAATCAGAAAAGGGAGCGCTCTGTGAGACTGCTATTTACTCTTTTTCTTCTGTTTTGTTTTGCATATTCTAACGAGATACAGAGAATTGAGGATATAGCAAAAGATATAAGCAAACTGCGCCTAGAGAGTGAGAAGTGTAAAAAAGAGCTGACAAACAGCAGGAAGCTATCAGAAGAAAACAGGGAGCTTCAAAATAGAGTCCAAGAGTTAGAAAAACTGGTAAAAAAGCAAGAAATTCTTTTAAAAACCAAAGAAAATAGTGAAAAAAATCTATTGATTTACAGCAATAGATGTGAAGAGGAGAGCCCTTTTCCCGAGCTTATGATGAAAGATGAGTATACAAAAAAGCCTTTTAGCAGAAATGAGATCATAACCTTTAAAGCAAGCGCTTTTCGCCTTAAAACAGACAGTGTGATATATGACGCGGCTAACGGAAAAAAGATCGATCTGTGGGAGAAGGGCACATCTTTTACCTCTAACAGTATGATGGATGGCTGGATCAAAATTTCTGGTTATTTTGTGAAGCGAAAGTGGAAAAAAGCCCAAAAAGAGCTCTGGGTAAAGTCCGCACAAACTATAAAAAGATAGCAAATATATTATAATGATATAATGCTGAAAATTTTTTAGAAGATTATAAATGAAAAAAATATTGATTATCGGTGACGGTGAAGTATCCAAACACTTTATAAACAGAATTATTGATACTCACACTAGTGAGAACATCTACTATGTAGTAGAGACCAAAGCAAAAAAATATAAAAATGTAAATCCGTCACGTTTTAAATTTTACGAGTTTGATCCTACAAGCCTCTATAAGCTTGCCAATCTTCTTAAGATGGAGTTCGTTCAGGTTATCATCGTTATGGACAGCAAAATGGATGTCCAGTACACTATTAAGAACATCAGAAGTATTAAAAAGCAGCTGCGCATAATTGTTCTGAATAAATGGAAGCTAGAAAACGAAGACTCAAACGTCGTCTTGATAGACTCAAATGAGATCCTCTCATCAAGACTGATCGATTATCTGCCTAATGTCCCGGTCATCGCTCAAAATGTCGGAATAGGCGAGGGTGAGATAATGGAGGTCCTTGTTCCGTTTGGAAGTTCATTTATCTACAAACACATCGGTGTCATCGAGCAAAAAGAGTGGCGAATCGTTGCTATATACAGAAACAGAAAACTGATAATGCCAAACCGCAGAAGAATGATCCAGCCAAACGACCTTCTGCTTTTAGTCGGCGATCCGACCGTTTTAAAATCAGTCTACAGGGCTATAAAAAGAGAGCTTGGACAGTTTCCTGAACCATTTGGATCCAACCTTTACCTCTATCTGGATATGGATATTTTAGATCTCAAAACCGTAGAAGATTTTATAAAAAGAGCGATCTTTATACATGACAAACTAGGGCACACTTTGATAATTAGGGTTGTAAATCCAAGTGATTTTGATGTGGTCTGGATGATAAAAAAGTATAGAGCAGAAAATATTGTTATAGATATAAACTACGATGCAACAGATTTAAAACAGAGCCTCTTTAACGACATAAAGACATATCATATAGGTTTGGTGATCGTCTCTAACGAGATATTTGACGATTATGAGATGAGAACGACGCTCTTTGAAGCTCAGGTGCCTGTTTTCAAAATTGCAGACAGAGAACTCTCAAGCGTAAAAGATGCATCTATCATACTCGGTGACAACCGTGATCTAGAGAAGATATCCTCTACAATATTTGACGTTGCCGAGCAGATGAGCCTTCATATTGAGCTTTACAACTATATGAACGAACATCAAGAGGCAAAAGAGCAGGTGATCGAGCACTACTATAACCTTGCGAGCATCTTCTCAAAGAGCATTAAGGTCATTAAAGAGAGCGAAAATCCTATAAAAAAATTAAAACAAAAAGATGATTTTATACAGATCATACCTTTTACAAAAAAATTAACAAAAAGAAAAATCTACTCCATTCTCTCAACTGACAGCGAAAGACTCTACCACAAACTAGACGCTAATCATCAGATATTTATCCCCGTGCAGATCTGATTTAGCCGTTTTTTATCCTTATTTAAGTATTATACATCTGATGTTACGCACTTAAAGCGAACAAGTCCGCTTAAGTGGCAGGGACAAATGTCCCTACAACCCCCTAAAGCTACGAAAAACTCTGTTTTTCGAGAATCACAAGGTGTTTTAAACACTTTTTTGTAAAAGTGTTTAACATCAAATATATGTAACTAAACTGTTGGATAAAGAATGCAAGTACACATTGAGCTTAAAAAGGTCGTAGACGACTCTTACGACATAACAATAGACAAGCTTCCAAAAATATATTTTGATACAAAAGTAGCAGTTGTTACCAACCCTACGGTTTCAGCTCTTCATCTAGATTATCTTCTCTCAAACATAAGTGCAAAAGAGCTTCATGTGGT from Sulfurimonas crateris encodes:
- the glmU gene encoding bifunctional UDP-N-acetylglucosamine diphosphorylase/glucosamine-1-phosphate N-acetyltransferase GlmU, giving the protein MNKNRISIVILAAGKGSRMKSSKAKVLHTVCGREMLYYIIKASREISDDITVVIAHQKDAVQKAVSSYFNDINFVTQDDINFPGTGGAMKNVSVKNEKVLVLNGDMPLISAKALDGFLHNDSDIVMSIFDLPNPDGYGRVIIKDGEVQKIVEQKDASKLELSVTTVNAGIYAFSKKVLDKYIPLLGNDNAQKEYYLTDVISMARADGLTISPLLVDEEHFRGVNSKKDLSVAEEIMQDRIKTKWMEAGVRMQLPSTIYIEEGVIFEGECIVENGCRITGNSKIISSHIKAHSVIEDSVVKNSDVGPLAHLRPASELEDTHIGNFVEVKKSTLKGVKAGHLSYIGDATVDEGTNIGAGVITCNYDGVKKYQTIIGKNVFVGSDSQLVAPVTIEDDVMIAAGTTVTSGKVESGSLAISRTKLRTIKDFYYKFFKK
- a CDS encoding metallophosphoesterase family protein produces the protein MKILHFSDTHLGFNDLDILNEENINQREADFYDAFAQVVEQIKEIKPDYIIHTGDLFHRSSPSNRAITFALEQFKIIDSLDIPFILIAGNHSTPRTNLSSPILKIFDNFKNVYAAYNQEYKKIEFGHIIFHALPHMNDETKALSQIELCEESIDKSKKNIMMMHCSVGAFYLMNEFGEWVYPSEKEYIFKMMDYVALGHWHGFGKVGKHENVYYSGSTERTSLNDKRNSKGFAEISLYDELKVEYKEIKIRPIVVKEIDCEDYENSVSKIDTSDVKDAIVEVKLTNLSVLQSIDIQNSEIKKIFTDAMSVSVKREFKHVSSETAMMEAEAVSLEEFFLEHIKEEAKGEEFERLKLKVQELFAHYEEVCDDTI
- a CDS encoding AAA family ATPase, which codes for MILSRLRLENFKKYSAKTIEFGEGLIGIIGKNGSGKSTIFEAIFFALYGELRSKGYKDIVKNSNADAKDAVVVELEFEFDAATYRVVREFRGKAMSANAKLYKNEELITSGAKEVTSSITSLTKMSKDAFVNTLFASQKELTSLSTLKNEDRKKMIRRLLGLEKIDFVERELIEKSRELKREIEAFKEVLLGEAEIKQKEEQIKQNIASKEALVKDEKSKTEYLDALKTKEKEIKKELGVFAETKEKKQKLASQLELTKNSKNSELLNQVKLNAEFHELEDKQEKLESLKPAAKEYLSLQQQLKEQEKLREFFLKKEGLQKEQVQLREQYTKSRSDIGALEKACEGYDEFVLNAKNLEINIAVLQESVKTKQTIENELKAEIASELKQIDITNAKIAKLKELGNEGACPTCTRPLLEEYDNVVNSLVGTVNETHQKKIDEYKKQLTNVETQKSAFETEKKQKEKEFSEIVSSVKIIESKLKDLKAAQEHFALVEQKGLKNKQELKELEAYSYDEKAHEKIRSDFASLEPKYKLYVSHETELKRLPVVKADLALVSKRIEDLREQYKKKEAEFNLVIYDEEKHKAKLAEHDELLKAIDAKTALLMEIKVKVAKIEGEIKNIEASLNNNEAQKKKVQSKKDDLLDYEKIKASLTEFKTRLNAKIAPRISEIASEMYARITKGKYQHIEVSNDFDFFIYDEGKKYPIERFSGGEIDLANLVLRIAISKTLTELSGASSIGFLAFDEVFGSQDESRRMEILEAFHTIKEQYRQIFLISHEMEIKEMFERVVEL
- a CDS encoding motility protein A, whose product is MDLGTVIGIVLVFALLMGAMAMGVGVGPYIDIPSVLIVIGGSIGALMVSFKPSQMKSFVKIFMVAVKPPQEDKVELIKKLVAFATKARKDGILALEGEVNDEQNDFLRKGLSMAIDGNEPDNIRELLEIEMEQTSTRHKVNGSMFSQWAGLAGAMGMVGTLIGLVAMLLNMADPSAIGPSMAVALLTTMYGAIIGNVLGTPIANILGIRNDEETLIKEMILTGIMSIQSGDAPRALEAKLLSYLPPKERVSQYN
- a CDS encoding DUF2157 domain-containing protein translates to MNKTSTLTAQQRTDQIKSFQAELEILKDTDVVSLTAEQNEKIAKYHQNLLSNYSLEFDIDTTKNEKQLSLGMKIVSFLAALGLAFSIFFLFLQFWGDFKESTQVFILISTPTVLVFFTYYLSNKQNKDYYTKIAALLTFTTFVLNISMIAQIFNITPSPNASLIFSLFAFLLAYALNTRLLLGIGIIFFSFFLSAKVGVWGGAYWINFSNHPENFFPVALILFLLSFINHSKYTNFDVVYRYFSMFLFFLPVLILSNNGSISYINLAEDSIEGFYQVIGFAFSAFAIYIGIKKGLSEVTNMGNVFFVIFLYTKFFNWWWNWMPKYIFFLIIGISAVFILMILKRVRSELLKGKRENLL
- a CDS encoding flagellar motor protein MotB, which gives rise to MAKKKCPECEKCLPLWLVAFGDLMSLLLCFFVLLLSMSSMDAKKISEAIGSLSGAMSVLEGGIKTEVSKRRIQESTPIESADETSEQVNRVMQALTEVNEMTAEGDGPAVSLEEAQDGFVIELPAALLFKSGSATIQSEDALLFLKRIALIVGELPNQTKVSVQGHTDNQLPGTGSPYKDNWELSSARAISVLQELLLNGVDPKRINAAGFSEFSPKATNVTESGREKNRRVELHFYGADPDDKQKVEQGVLDKAASK
- a CDS encoding DUF4824 family protein; the encoded protein is MKIFKLSSKLFASAFVLLVITNAVMLLGVYLNRSSEATSEVTLTQRELQLPSYIRKENNSVSLRLVYRTANKSSRSHQDNFLNHDKLEELGFDTDKYLYSKESTRTPTKEVFIVLENNGELYKKSLKSAEAVLMEKEALYNANKDDKKKQRDYENAKNNFTREQISQSRLFAIDAGLEYEGLRQKYPNKTDYLIVKGVVGLVKDYKEKILYGYIQRLNVQTVHLPYKFKYLLKEIGPINSHNNTRNTSLQYKVEVKYGSRYEPFITSVKRIY